Below is a genomic region from Leptolyngbya sp. 'hensonii'.
AGCATTCTACTGCTTTTGCTGCCCTTTCAGCCATTGCTCCCGGTTGAACTGGGTTTGCTGGAAACGATCGCAGTTGTCACTTCTGCCTGGAGCGTTTGGTTACTGGCTAAGAATAATTTATTCGGATGGTGGATTGGGTTAGTGGGAACAGCCCTTTATGGCTTTGTTTTCTATCAAGCCAAGCTGTATGCCGAGGTTGGTCTACAGGTGTTTTACTTCGTCACCAGCTTGCAGGCCATCTACATTTGGTTAAGGGGTGGGCAGAATCAAACTGAGAGACCTGTGGGGTATGTTTCGAGGAGATGGATGGTTACCGCAGGCATCTTGGCAATCGGCAGTATTTTTGCCTTGAGAGCCTTCCTGATTGCTATTCGAGGAGCGGCACCATTCTGGGATGCTCTGACCACAGTGATGAGCCTGGTTGCTCATCTGTATCTCATGGGTCGTTTTGTAGAGAGTTGGTATCTATGGATTACCGTTGATGTGATTTATGTGCCGCTCTACACTTCCCGGCATTTGTATTTGACCAGTATCTTGTATGGCATCTTTTGCTTGATGGCAATTAATGGCTTGCGGAACTTCCAGCACATCGAGCATGAGCAACGATTGCAAAGGGTTGAGCAGTAGCATGAAGTTGGGCATTACCGTTGGTAAGTTCTACCCATTCCATTTGGGGCATGATTACTTGATCCGGCAGGCCAAGGGCCAAGTCGATCATCTGGTGGTGTTGGTCGGGTACAAACCAACCCAGGAGATCTCAGGTCTAGCTCGAGCGAACTGGATTCGTTTCCTGCATCCTGATGTCGAAGTAATCGAGGTGTTGGAGGATATTCCGGAGGCCCCGGCACCCTGGGCTGAACGGGCATTGGAAGTCTTGCAAGGACGAAAACCAGATTGGGCGTTTACGTCTGAGACGTATGGTGAACCCTGGGCAGTGTTAATGGGAGCAGAGCACCAGGCGATCGACTTGTTGCGTAGCACCGTGCCTATTTCTGGGACCCAACTGCGACAAAATCTCGCAACCTACTGGCAAATGCTGACGCCTCCTGCCAAAGCCTATTTTGCCAAACGGATTTGTGTAATTGGCGTTGAGTCCAGTGGGACAACAACCTTAGCCCAAGCCCTGGCTCAGCATTATCAGACGGTGTGGGTACCGGAATATGGTCGATGGTACTGGGAGGGCAGACGCCATACTCCAAATGCAGACCAGTGGGAGACCTACGAGTTCGTGCAGATTGCTAAAGGCCAGGTAGCTTGGGAGGATGACTTAGCCATGCGGGCAAATTGCCTCCTCGTTTGCGATACTGATCCTTTGGCAACCCATATTTGGCATCGACGATATATGGGGACTGACTCTCAAGCTGTTGAATGTATTGCTGACAGTCGTCACTATGACCTGTATATTCTGACGGCTCCTGATTTTGGCTTTGTGCAAGATGGTACCAGGGATGGTGAGTGCATTCGGCTGCAAATGCATCAGTGGTTTATTGATGTGCTCAATCAAAAAGATAAGCAATTCATCCTTGTTACAGGGGCGCATGATCAACGGATGACCTATGCGATCGCTGCCATTAATTCTCTGCTTGTGTTTCCGGCTCTGGATGCCCCTTAAAATAAGGGACATTGCAGTCAAAATATAAACCAATGTGTGATACTTTTATTGCGCTGGCCGACGCTACGATTGATGGCTCAGTGATTTTCGGCAAGAATAGCGATCGGCCTGCAGGCGAGATTCAAGATATTGTGACCTTCCCTGCTCAATCCTACCCCAAAGGGCAACAGGTTCAATGCACTTATATTGAAATTCCCCAGCTTGAGCAGACCTTTGCAGTAGTTCTATCGAAGCCCAGATGGATGTGGGGAGCCGAGATGGGAGCCAATGAATGTGGAGTTGTGCTTGGTAATGAAGCAGTATGGACGACTCAGCCCTGTCAACCAACAGGACTCCTGGGCATGGATTTGGTCCGCTTGGGGTTAGAACGAGGGGGGACAGCCTTTGCGGCGGTGCAGGTCATCATAAATTTGCTAGAGCAATATGGACAGGGCGGCAACTGTGCTGAGCATTTTTCTTTTACCTACCACAATTCCTTTCTCATCGCAGATTGCCAAGAAGCCTGGGTTGTGGAAACGGCTGGAAGGTATTGGGTTACAGAAAGAGTGACCCAGGGGACACGATCGATCTCCAACAATCTGAGTATTCGAGGCAAAGGGGACTTGCGCCATCCTGAGATGATTGCTGATGCAATAGCTCAAAAGCTCTGCTCAAGCGAATCAGAGTTTGACTTTACCGAACTATTTTCTGAGGGTGGGATTGAAGATTCCCTGTCTCTCGACTCTAGAGCAGGTCGAGTCCGATCGCTATGTCGGCTACATCAGGGGCAGTTCACGATCGAGACTGCAAAATCCATATTGCGGGACCATCAGGGGCATATTTGTATGCATGGAGAGTTTGAAACGAGGGGAAGTCAAATTTCCCGGTTGTCATCCCAATCCTGTGAGCATTGGTTGATTGATCATCCCTTCCCCTGTCAACGGGAATATAAACGGGCAGAATTTCCTGAGACCCTAGCTGTTACCAAGAACTACTACCATGGGTGAAGAAGATCTGTGAGTCGTGGCAATGGAAGCCCATTCAATTGGTTTCCCCAGCGAGTGGGGAGTTCTTAAATACAACTTTCAGTACTTAGGTCTACACAGTGTTTCCATTCAATTGGTTTCCCCAGCGAGTGGGGAGTCAAACACTGCTGTCAGTCCCCAGCAGTACACAGGCCGTTTCCATTCAATTGGTTTCCCCAGCGAGTGGGGAGCCTGCCAATAAACTCACGATCTCAGGCTCCTGTCAGGTTTCCATTCAATTGGTTTCCCCAGCGAGTGGGGAGCTACACAGAAAACCACGCGGGGTTCGAATACGATAACTGGCAAATCGTGTTTCCATTCAATTGGTTTCCCCAGCGAGTGGGGAGGAGTCATTTAAGTCTACTCAGATTATTTCTGGCAACCCTAACCGGTTTCCATTCAATTGGTTTCCCCAGCGAGTGGGGAGGCTGCTTTGTCAGATCGATGGACCGAGCCCATAATGTTTCCATTCAATTGGTTTCCCCAGCGAGTGGGGAGTTTTCCGACTCTTCGATTAACACATCCACAGACCGGATTGTTTCCATTCAATTGGTTTCCCCAGCGAGTGGGGAGTTTCCCGTAAAATGCGATGCCACAGTAAGTCAAGAGATTAGTTTCCATTCAATTGGTTTCCCCAGCGAGTGGGGAGTCGAATATTTCGACTCCTGGGCTGGCAGCTTTGGAGTTTCCATTCAATTGGTTTCCCCAGCGAGTGGGGAGTTTGGCCACGATCGCAGCCACGCGCCCATAAATCTCGTGTTTCCATTCAATTGGTTTCCCCAGCGAGTGGGGAGCTACTGGCAGTTCCCTTACAACCAATTGGAGTTGGGGAAAGGTCCGGGGTTTCCATTCAATTGGTTTCCCCAGCGAGTGGGGAGAACTCGATACTGACAAAGGTCCAGTTTATTTCGTTGAATCGGTTTCCATTCAATTGGTTTCCCCAGCGAGTGGGGAGCCCATTGATAGAAGCAGAAGGGACAGAGCAAATCGAGTTTCCATTCAATTGGTTTCCCCAGCGAGTGGGGAGATCGTGGCTCAGGATCTGGAGGAAACGATAAAGGCTAAGGTTTCCATTCAATTGGTTTCCCCAGCGAGTGGGGAGGGTCCTAGTACATCTAATGTAAACAAACAGAAGTATTTAGCAGTTTCCATTCAATTGGTTTCCCCAGCGAGTGGGGAGGTTAAACGGGCGATCGCGCACTTTTTGCAGCAGCACTACTGTTTCCATTCAATTGGTTTCCCCAGCGAGTGGGGAGGTACTATTTTCTATAATTTGCTGGAGAGTTTTTAGCTGTTTCCATTCAATTGGTTTCCCCAGCGAGTGGGGAGCCAAGCGTTGATCAAGTCCTCATCTGTTTGCGGCTGAGTTTCCATTCAATTGGTTTCCCCAGCGAGTGGGGAGCTGAGAAACTGATCAGTTGGTCTCTCTATAGTGTCTGGCAAAGGGTTTCCATTCAATTGGTTTCCCCAGCGAGTGGGGAGAAGATAAAAGATTCACTGGACTACATAGCTCCAAGGCTTATCCTCAAGTTTCCATTCAATTGGTTTCCCCAGCGAGTGGGGAGTCCGCATTGGCTGGTGTTAGCCCTGCTATGGCAGAGTCTAGAGTTTCCATTCAATTGGTTTCCCCAGCGAGTGGGGAGCGAACAAGCAGGATACCAAACTCTCAATCCCATCAGTGTAGAGTTTCCATTCAATTGGTTTCCCCAGCGAGTGGGGAGGACTACCCGACTTCCTGGGAAGAGTCATACTACAGTTTCCATTCAATTGGTTTCCCCAGCGAGTGGGGAGCTGAAATTCAAAAATTATACCCCGACGCTCGCTTTTATGTTTCCATTCAATTGGTTTCCCCAGCGAGTGGGGAGTGGCCAGTAACCAGATTGAGGTTTCGGCAACCAGGGGGGGAGTTTCCATTCAATTGGTTTCCCCAGCGAGTGGGGAGTCATTCAGTACCCGCTATAAATACCAATCAACAAAGGAGAAGTTTCCATTCAATTGGTTTCCCCAGCGAGTGGGGAGACCCAACGACAAGACCGAAGACCACTGGGTTAAACGTTTCCATTCAATTGGTTTCCCCAGCGAGTGGGGAGGCTCAGACGGGGAGTGCATCGCCGATCCGAAAGCTATGTTTCCATTCAATTGGTTTCCCCAGCGAGTGGGGAGAAAATTCCGCAAATCTATCAAGCCAAAAGTAGTTAAGGGTTTCCATTCAATTGGTTTCCCCAGCGAGTGGGGAGTACACTAGTTGAATCTCAGGAAACAGTCTGGCGAGTTCACCGTCCCAAGTTTCCATTCAATTGGTTTCCCCAGCGAGTGGGGAGCAGCGATCGTTGCCCGTCAGCGTAGTGGCCAAATTGTTTCCATTCAATTGGTTTCCCCAGCGAGTGGGGAGGATGAATTCCAAGCCGGTCGAGGGGCTTACTATTGTGTTTCCATTCAATTGGTTTCCCCAGCGAGTGGGGAGCTGACGATGGAAATCCCGTTCCCCGCAGAATCTTTTTGGAGTGCGTTTCCATTCAATTGGTTTCCCCAGCGAGTGGGGAGTTCGACTTGCACCGAGGAAAGCATCAGGATGGCGTTTCCATTCAATTGGTTTCCCCAGCGAGTGGGGAGGACGTTCCTGGAGAGCAGTATCAGAAACAGTGCAGAAGTTTCCATTCAATTGGTTTCCCCAGCGAGTGGGGAGCCCCTGATTCGCTTCCCCAGTCCCCACCACACCTTTGCGTTTCCATTCAATTGGTTTCCCCAGCGAGTGGGGAGAGTGCCAATTCTCCTTCCAATCGCCGTCTTCTATCCGGGTTTCCATTCAATTGGTTTCCCCAGCGAGTGGGGAGGGGCAAGCTTGATTGCTGCAGGATTGAAGCAGTACGAAACTCGTTTCCATTCAATTGGTTTCCCCAGCGAGTGGGGAGTCCACAGTATGACCCTAATAAACTCTTTATAGAAGATAGTACAGTTTCCATTCAATTGGTTTCCCCAGCGAGTGGGGAGAGTTAACTCTATACTTTCACCTAGATTAGAAACAGTTAAGGTTTCCATTCAATTGGTTTCCCCAGCGAGTGGGGAGCAAAAAGTACAGCATCTTTGGATTTTCCGCTCGGGTTGTTTCCATTCAATTGGTTTCCCCAGCGAGTGGGGAGGGCTTACGGAGTGTCTGTGTCCAACATGATTAAAATAACGTTTCCATTCAATTGGTTTCCCCAGCGAGTGGGGAGTCAATACGCTGACAAAGGCCGCATCGTGCGAGCACTTGTGGTTTCCATTCAATTGGTTTCCCCAGCGAGTGGGGAGTACTTGATGTTGTTGTTGAGTGGGTTGTTGACAAGTTTTGCAGT
It encodes:
- a CDS encoding AAA family ATPase, whose protein sequence is MKLGITVGKFYPFHLGHDYLIRQAKGQVDHLVVLVGYKPTQEISGLARANWIRFLHPDVEVIEVLEDIPEAPAPWAERALEVLQGRKPDWAFTSETYGEPWAVLMGAEHQAIDLLRSTVPISGTQLRQNLATYWQMLTPPAKAYFAKRICVIGVESSGTTTLAQALAQHYQTVWVPEYGRWYWEGRRHTPNADQWETYEFVQIAKGQVAWEDDLAMRANCLLVCDTDPLATHIWHRRYMGTDSQAVECIADSRHYDLYILTAPDFGFVQDGTRDGECIRLQMHQWFIDVLNQKDKQFILVTGAHDQRMTYAIAAINSLLVFPALDAP
- a CDS encoding C69 family dipeptidase — protein: MCDTFIALADATIDGSVIFGKNSDRPAGEIQDIVTFPAQSYPKGQQVQCTYIEIPQLEQTFAVVLSKPRWMWGAEMGANECGVVLGNEAVWTTQPCQPTGLLGMDLVRLGLERGGTAFAAVQVIINLLEQYGQGGNCAEHFSFTYHNSFLIADCQEAWVVETAGRYWVTERVTQGTRSISNNLSIRGKGDLRHPEMIADAIAQKLCSSESEFDFTELFSEGGIEDSLSLDSRAGRVRSLCRLHQGQFTIETAKSILRDHQGHICMHGEFETRGSQISRLSSQSCEHWLIDHPFPCQREYKRAEFPETLAVTKNYYHG
- the pnuC gene encoding nicotinamide riboside transporter PnuC produces the protein MPQSAHLQSIVGMIASILLLLLPFQPLLPVELGLLETIAVVTSAWSVWLLAKNNLFGWWIGLVGTALYGFVFYQAKLYAEVGLQVFYFVTSLQAIYIWLRGGQNQTERPVGYVSRRWMVTAGILAIGSIFALRAFLIAIRGAAPFWDALTTVMSLVAHLYLMGRFVESWYLWITVDVIYVPLYTSRHLYLTSILYGIFCLMAINGLRNFQHIEHEQRLQRVEQ